A section of the Phacochoerus africanus isolate WHEZ1 chromosome 4, ROS_Pafr_v1, whole genome shotgun sequence genome encodes:
- the APBA3 gene encoding amyloid-beta A4 precursor protein-binding family A member 3, giving the protein MEFLTASQPPPGSPAMELEEPKDTLLPSQDLSSDCQWDPAPGGHSSLSQMELDGLNIQDLVQQFEALPGDLVGLSPDGAPCPLHIATGHGLASQDITDAHGLLSAEAGRDDLLSLLQQDECPPSQLCPQEPLDPAPRLLQPPEDPEEDAGPQEWAEGASAERGGSGSSSSSPEPWLETVPLVAPEEPPANVKSPETLASYPALQEVSGPCDHEDLLDGVMFGAKYLGSTQLVSERNPPPSTRMAQAQEAMDRVKAPDGETQPMTEVDLFVSTKRVKVLMADSQEAMMDHALQTISYIADIGSVLVLMARRRVARRPAPQAHSRRLYKMICHVFHSEDAQLIAQAIGQAFAVAYSQFLRESGIDPSQVGTQQSQGATGPGHLHNGDLDHFSNSENCREVCIEKRRGEGLGVALVESGWGSLLPTAVIANLLHGGPAERSGALSIGDRITAINGTSLVGLPLAACQAAVREVKSQTLVTLSIVHCPPVTTAIIRRPHVREQLGFCVEDGIICSLLRGGIAERGGVRVGHRIIEINGHSVVATPHDRIIELLTEAHIEVHIKTMPAATYRLLTGQEQPVYL; this is encoded by the exons ATGGAATTCCTAACAGCCTCCCAACCTCCTCCAGGATCTCCAGCCATGGAGTTGGAGGAACCCAAGGACACACTTTTGCCCTCTCAGGATCTCTCCTCTGATTGCCAGTGGGACCCAGCGCCAGGAGGCCACAGCAGCCTGAGTCAAATGGAACTTGATGGACTAAATATTCAGGACCTGGTACAACAGTTTGAAGCTCTGCCAGGTGATCTGGTGGGCCTGTCCCCAGATGGAGCCCCATGTCCCCTGCACATTGCCACTGGCCATGGTCTGGCCTCACAGGACATCACCGATGCCCATGGGCTCTTGTCTGCTGAGGCTGGCCGCGATGACTTGCTGAGCCTTTTGCAGCAAGATGAGTGCCCTCCTTCCCAGTTGTGTCCCCAGGAACCTCTGGACCCTGCTCCTCGCCTGTTGCAGCCCCCTGAGGACCCAGAGGAGGATGCTGGCCCTCAGGAGTGGGCTGAGGGAGCCTCTGCTGAGCGGGGTGGCAGTGGGAGTTCAAGCAGCTCCCCGGAACCCTGGCTGGAGACAGTACCTCTGGTTGCTCCTGAAGAGCCACCTGCCAATGTCAAG AGTCCCGAGACCCTGGCTTCAtaccctgccctccaggagg TATCCGGCCCCTGTGATCATGAAGACCTCCTAGATGGTGTCATGTTTGGGGCCAAATACCTGGGCTCCACCCAGCTGGTGTCCGAGCGCAACCCGCCCCCCAGCACACGCATGGCGCAGGCTCAGGAGGCCATGGACCGCGTCAAG gccCCTGATGGGGAGACTCAGCCCATGACAGAGGTGGACCTCTTCGTCTCCACCAAGAGGGTCAAGGTTCTGATGGCCGACTCCCAG GAGGCCATGATGGATCACGCCCTGCAGACCATCTCCTACATCGCTGACATTGGCAGCGTGCTGGTGCTCATGGCCCGGCGGAGGGTGGCCCGGCGTCCGGCACCCCAGGCCCATAGCCGCCGGCTCTACAAGATGATTTGCCACGTGTTCCACTCAGAGGAT GCTCAACTCATCGCTCAGGCCATCGGCCAGGCCTTTGCAGTGGCCTACAGTCAGTTCCTAAGGGAAAGTGGGATCGACCCCAGCCAGGTGGGCACTCAGCAGAGCCAGGGGGCCACAGGCCCCGGGCACCTCCACAACGGGGACCTCGACCACTTCTCCAACAGTGAAAACTGCAGAGAG GTATGCATCGAGAAACGCCGGGGCGAGggtctgggtgtggccctggtgGAGTCGGGCTGGGGCTCCTTGCTCCCCACAGCTGTCATCGCCAACCTGCTGCATGGGGGCCCGGCCGAGCGCTCTGGGGCCCTTAGCATCGGGGACCGCATCACCGCCATCAACGGGACCAGCCTGGTGGGGCTTCCCCTGGCCGCCTGCCAGGCCGCCGTCCGC GAAGTGAAGTCGCAGACGCTGGTGACCCTCAGCATCGTCCACTGCCCTCCTGTCACCACGGCCATCATCCGCCGGCCCCACGTCCGCGAGCAGCTGGGCTTCTGCGTAGAGGATGGCATT ATCTGCAGCCTTCTCCGGGGTGGTATCGCCGAGCGCGGGGGCGTCCGAGTGGGACACCGCATCATTGAGATCAATGGGCACAGTGTGGTGGCCACACCCCACGACCGTATCATTGAGCTGCTCACCGAGGCCCATATTGAG GTCCACATCAAGACGATGCCTGCTGCCACCTACCGCCTGCTCACAggccaggagcagcctgtgtaCCTGTGA